From the Salvelinus alpinus chromosome 12, SLU_Salpinus.1, whole genome shotgun sequence genome, the window AATTGGTGATTCACATATCTTGTGACAAAAGCAGCAGATTTTTCCCCATGCAAATGACACATGGCTCAATTCAGTTCCCCTGAACAATTACATAGCAATCCTTCtacaaaacataaatatatacGGCTTAAAAATGTCAAGAAAAAATTAAAATGTACAAAATAAAACACAGTTTTAAAACTATTTGCTTCTTGAACTAGtgtatataaaacatttaaatcaaaTACAACAGCTAAGAGGGGGAAAAGCCCCAACCTGAAAGGCAATACAATTATAGTTAAATTGAACAAGTATTCTAAAACATTGGACAGAAAAAGTTAGTACTAGCATTGGTAGTTAAAACGTGTTTCCCACTATAGGCTTCTTAGTAGGGATGTGGATCTTTCCCTTTCACAACGATTCAATACGCATCTAGATAGTTGGGCTACGATACGATACAGGAATGATGTGTTTTAGTTTGAAACGAGTCGGTACGATTCAGTTTGATTAGAGGAACAAATCGATGCGATTCGGTTCACTAACATTTTTTTACATAAAACACATTCATTTCCCATTCTAAATTCAAATCTGCTGCCGATAGAGCTCATGAGCTGGGTCTCTCAGCTGACGTGTGTGTAAATCGTATAAGTCTAGTGTATGTAGGCACCAGAGCTGAGCCATAAGGAAAactgggcatctaccacccaGCTATCGGGTGGACATTGCCGCCCTCGATAGCTTTTTGTCAATTTAGTGACTTTGACTGATGCATGCATACTACTTTACATTTGGAACGGTTGTCAAACATTTGAACCAGGGCCGATCTGTATCAGGGAATCATTACACCCCTACTTCTTAGGTATGAAGAAACCGATTATTCCAAGCATTTACAGTAATGTTAGACAAAGTATAAAATATTTGGTAAATAAACATCTGCCAAGAAATGGCTAAGTTCCAAGTTCAGAATTTTATTAAAATGGCTATGTACAGATCCCTTGAAGCGTACAGTCCATGTGCAGTGATAATTATTGTTATGTCAACAGCGATAGTCCATAAGCTGTTCAAATAGCTTAGTTTACAAGAATTGTAATCACTGTGATGAGGTCTGGCAAAAAACTGAGCTCACCAATCATGTATGTATGTGTCGTTGTGTTGCTCGTTTTTACAAATAATTTTGTGGTCTGTGGATGGAGTGGGTGTATTCACACAGCGATTTGTCCTAGGACTAAAAGCATGTTTGATTGGCCCCCGCTATATTGATAGGGTAGCATGTATCAAGTTATTTTCATCAATCTGGAATTCACTTCAGACTTAATCTGTTTGACAAAATACATTTGAATCTAAACAGAACCTTTCACGATTTCCCTACACAGGGATTATCTAAAAAATATTGTAAAAGAAAATGCTACAGTAACAGACTTCTGTAGCACCAGTATGGGTACCAAGGTTCAGAGTAGGGTGGAGGAAAATAAATATCTGTACCATTTCACCTCACTGAGTGAAGTTGTCATTGCACCTTGTTAGTGTCATAAAACAGTGTGGGAGAGAAAAGTCAAGATTTCGCTGCAGTattgatattttttataaaacaAATAAATGTTGTACTGCATTGTTTGGCAGCTGAAATGGTCCTCTCCCAATATCTTTCCTGTAGGGCAAAGAACAAAATAAAATAGGAAAACTGACAGTTAAAATGTTGATTCCGTTTCAAAATGAACCACTTCAGAACTTGTGGTGGAATAGGAAAAGCAGTTTTTGTTTGATGGTTTCTCCCTCTGGGACTTCCTGGGTTTACAGTAAGCAGGCAAGAGGAGAGGTTTGCTTTCGAGAGGCACTGGAGCAGGCAGGTGGCCCGGCGAAGGTGGGCTTCAGGCATAGATCTCCGTTGTCGGAGCCTTTTTGTAAATGGGCTTCTTTCCCAGGTCGTAGCTGCCTTCGTCCTTCTTCTTCATGCGATAGACGAGCAGAAGGACGAGGAAGACGGCAAAGAGCAGCCCCACTGCTCCACCAGCAATCAGAGCTGAAACAAAACCCAGTGGAATTACAATTAGCCCCGTAATCTGGCGAATAACTTGGACAAGCTACAAATGAAACTGTACATTTCTGACAGTGAAATTGAACTGCCACAAATACTTTAGTTAATCGCGTTGAAATAATTTAACCCTTTTCGAAGTTCAATAATAACAATTTGACTAGCCCAAATAAAGTTTTTAAGTGTGCTGTTGCCCCACCTGCTAAGACCTCTGTTTTTCTGAAGACGCTCTCCTCCCCTGCATGGGCCATCAGTACGTTTGATGGGTACTCCTCGGGTTTGGGAGCACCACGCACGGACACTTCATTGTTCTTCTGGACCTGTTCAATCTCATTTGGTGTGGGTTTGGACATCAGGGGTCTGTCCAGGTCTGGGATCTTGTTGTCGTTCATGTCAGGCTATGAGCAAATTTTTTTTTGAATTATACCTACTTGAACTATAAAAAGAGGAAACGTGGCTCTCATTTGGTACATGATAGCCAATTATGAGAAACCTTACCTTTGTCATGGTTTTGTCATTCTTGAGTGTAATAGTAGTTACTGAAGAGAGAAGAAAACAAGTTAACAATATGTCATTATATTATATCAGCTTTTTAAAGCAAATTAGCAGATCTTTGCAAACACCAACCTTCATCTCCAGAGCCAGAGAAGTCTTCATCATCCGTTTCATCCTCATTGTCAAATGTGTCGCGCTCCTCATCGGGGAAGCCAAAGTCGGAGCCGTTGGGGGCGTCACCAGACGCAACAAGCTCGTCATGCGACACGGCTTGGGTCATCTTCATGGGCATCCATGTCTCAGTCTCCCGCACCTGCTGGCCCAAACACAGCACTTAGAGGCAGAATACCACAGCAAGTAGAAAAACACAGATCCTAGCTGGCATAAGGCTACTTTTCCAAAACCACTTTTCAACTGAAAGTCTAAGCCTACATCTTGTAGCCTATATTCCAACAACCGCGGTAAAAGTATTAAAAGTATTGAAGCAACCAAACTTAATACTCTAATTCCATCATGCAACCTCGTAAATCACAGCTCTCGTAAATAAATCCGCTTCTGGGTACCCAATGGAATACAATACAAATGTTATTGTATACACAGAAACGGCTGTGAGACTACATGAGGAAATAGTTCCAGTGACGAATGATTTCAGCATTTTGCGCGTAAACAATCCCTTTAAACTCGACCAACCCCAGAACATAGTTTGAAGTGTTTGAGGAACTTTGGGCTTGCGGTGCATCATTGCTAACATTAGTTTGGCCATTTACGGTACATGAAAGAATTTGGACAATGCTGTAGCCAGAAGTAAATAATGGATTATTGTGGATTCTGTCGCCATGGGCCTTCAGACAACAAGGTAAGGGTAATTTGACCAAATATACATTATgcctgaactatccctttaacgttATCTAGCCAAAATTAAGCTAATCATGATGGGCTTGACTTGATTTAACATAATTGAAAGACAACTtttgctaatcacattagcacaCTTAATTTCATTGCCCATTTGCCGAGTAAGCACTGTGAATGTGATTAAACAGCAGAGCAATTGAATGGCCAGATCCAATTAAAACACAAGCAACGGGGCCAAGGTGCAAAAAAAGATTCCTAAAGTACATTTAGGCACAACGTGTTTGGGGTTGAAGTCTTTGGCCCCTTGCACACTGGGCCTTGTCAGATGTCATCACGCTAAGTTGGGTTAGCACTGATTGCTGAACAAGACACCAGAAACATGCAGCCGGTTGGATAACACCTGGCTCGGCAAATATATGCCCAGTCTATGATTAATGAAACAGTCATGCATTATTCATTGTTCAGAGGCAAAGGAGGGggcttttttatattttatttttttaactgttctgggtggctgctcatggctgcctGGGATACTGGAAGCCTTGTTCCTCTTTTAGCCAGGTGGTTCCTTTCTctatccccccaaaaaacatgcATAAAAAAGGCAAAAATCAAGTTTAGCATTTATTACATGTAACAGCATTCCATTGAACAAAAGAAAGCAACTTGGGTACATTTGAAAGAGTTAATTTTAAGCGTTGCTGCTACGGTAATTCACTGACCGTGGTGCGGGGGGGCCCCAGCAGTTTAACCGTGCTCTGAAATTCTGTTTCAAATAGTGTGGTTTGAAGTTAATCCCCTCTAAATTACATTTGAGGGAGACCAGGGAATGCTATTGTTGCCGCCAGAATCTTCAAACAGGCAGCCATTTTCTCCTTGTGTTTGCACTGAGGTAGGGCTTGCACTCATGTCCTCAGCACTTTTGTGACAAAGGCCCTCTGTGCTCAGAATGTTAACTAAGTCCGATGCATCACCATTTAAAGTGGCAATCAACAATTGAAACAAAGTGATCTCCcggttttggtaaaaagctgaggaatgggactggtgaaatgaaaccactcattcatagacagagctatgcaaggactgaccatccatgatatcacatTTTTAGTTTTAACCATGTCTTTAGGCTAGTGTGTTTACATTttctttgtttacaaacagtaaaacaagcttatattttgggttctgatgtggtacgacaggtgaactaagctcatgaggcattaagTAATACACATTCACCTGGCAACGTACATAGAACTACGTAGAGAGCTAAGCAAGTGAAGCTTCGTCACATCCTGGTGCATTTCCCAAAAGTAGTTCAAAAGTAATCCCTGAGGCTAGGCCTATATGGTACATTTCCCAATAAAAACAAAACAT encodes:
- the sdc4 gene encoding syndecan-4: MHKVFLVLFLFASVYSESVRETETWMPMKMTQAVSHDELVASGDAPNGSDFGFPDEERDTFDNEDETDDEDFSGSGDEVTTITLKNDKTMTKPDMNDNKIPDLDRPLMSKPTPNEIEQVQKNNEVSVRGAPKPEEYPSNVLMAHAGEESVFRKTEVLAALIAGGAVGLLFAVFLVLLLVYRMKKKDEGSYDLGKKPIYKKAPTTEIYA